A part of Drosophila bipectinata strain 14024-0381.07 chromosome 3L, DbipHiC1v2, whole genome shotgun sequence genomic DNA contains:
- the Iml1 gene encoding GATOR complex protein Iml1 isoform X8 → MPAMKLYKLTTHTRGCNKSYDADLVMNLKDHPNANVGDVVEIYAPDDENGTHLLLQITEFNVNAGRDVISIESGIAAAFKMRAYSNVVMRIVNPADVALDSIEITFKDQYMGRSEMWRLKTYLTDTCVYVNKKIDYNDMQIRCQVYEMWSQGERVASGVITEDTKIVFRSSTSMVYLFLQMSSEMWDFDIHGDLYFEKAVNGFLTELFQKWKKLSCNHEVTIVLFSRTFYAAKSLDEFPEHMRDCLQLDYKGRFYEDFYRVAIQNERCDDWCTVLGQLRKLFTSYQATVLRYHEREHMKIPPATNSTATQGNFLEVLNISLNTFEKHYLDRTFDRTGQLSVVITPGVGVFSVDRELTNITKQRIIDNGVGSDLVCVGEQPLHAVPLLKFHNKDTTLTSADDYSLPHWINLSFYSTNKKIAYSSFIPRIKLPLFGSTLQDASEGGEDNERHFLSCNQSEYKHNHLFDYDAYDEQIFQPLPAQSTCSLQRVVRAKKTSVPSLETYAYNNEWENLTPTQIPAIRRKMSDPDIHHGTSAMLAALQPDATNLSESLASEKNSRRTIVSIAPIVRPGRALINPFDPSQVTIKLTSNRRRWTHIFPKGPTGVLIQQHHYQAVPAKSSQAGQHQHQKPLQPLQQNGSNNNNEPEEYGGENGEQYDRVSSYSMLSKSVSSQSEDKIDFFKRRQNSFMNALPANVPNLTATQAKSYLWGATGEQEWTPAITTAKHLRPIVEGEHHHLGDLEALETASPPDPLEAEAGGGGRGKIIIGVDWKSLTIPACLPITTDYFPDKRSLNNDYVITDYTLLPDDVNHDYAQSRAVYRKPLSTEEVCKEIVSQRLAQGFQLIVVDEKPSNGGGCSSSSAVLPVKPPCEIKKEYLLSIGRIFHKISLSGSVITVTGYRPRHPYPPINVDYRYRFHAPQHETYEISGVNFTTEKLENFNWNHMDLYICTRGDVDYPLMESLKYWRYRMYLLPRENIVNKIASCQRCDIFPDATADNTQDQVEDFVRLIEAVSKLKRQFARKARDSPIAHSITKRRHSTSIISRPQPNQGLMNSPFRERVGSNRLPEKRPSSMTHLDSLKSIIIN, encoded by the exons ATGCCTGCCATGAAACTCTACAAGCTGACCACCCACACCCGAGGGTGCAACAAATCATACG ATGCCGACCTGGTCATGAATCTAAAGGACCACCCAAACGCCAATGTTGGCGACGTGGTGGAGATCTATGCCCCGGATGATGAGAATGGTACCCACCTGCTGCTCCAGATCACAGAGTTCAACGTGAACGCTGGCAGGGACGTAATAAGTATTGAATCCGGCATTGCCGCCGCCTTCAAGATGCGCGCCTACTCCAATGTGGTGATGCGCATAGTGAATCCTGCGGATGTGGCCCTGGACTCCATAGAAATAACCTTTAAGGACCAATACATGGGACGCTCCGAGATGTGGCGACTAAAAACTTACTTG ACGGACACCTGCGTTTACGTGAATAAGAAGATCGACTACAATGACATGCAGATCCGGTGCCAAGTGTACGAGATGTGGTCGCAGGGTGAACGGGTAGCCAGTGGCGTCATTACGGAGGACACCAAAATCGTTTTTCGAAGTAGCACCTCCATGGTGTACCTCTTTCTGCAGATGTCCTCGGAGATGTGGGACTTTGACATCCATGGGGACTTATACTTCGAGAAGGCGGTCAATGGATTTCTCACGGAGCTCTTCCAGAAGTGGAAAAAGCTGAGCTGCAACCACGAAGTGACCATTGTCCTTTTTTCGCGCACTTTTTACGCTGCCAAGAGCCTGGACGAGTTCCCCGAACACATGCGTGACTGCCTCCAGTTGGATTACAAGGGCCGCTTCTACGAGGATTTCTACCGGGTGGCAATCCAAAACGAGCGTTGCGATGATTGGTGCACGGTACTGGGGCAACTGCGCAAGCTGTTCACCTCCTACCAG GCCACAGTTCTGCGCTATCACGAAAGGGAGCACATGAAGATCCCCCCAGCCACCAATTCCACAGCCACTCAGGGAAATTTCCTAGAGGTTCTCAACATCTCGCTCAACACATTTGAGAAGCACTACCTGGACAGAACCTTTGACCGCACAGGTCAACTGTCTGTGGTGATTACCCCCGGAGTAGGGGTTTTCTCCGTGGATCGGGAGCTGACAAACATCACCAAGCAGCGGATCATCGATAATGGTGTGGGTAGTGACTTGGTTTGCGTCGGGGAACAACCTCTGCACGCTGTGCCCCTACTGAAGTTCCACAACAAGGACACCACGCTCACCTCCGCTGACGACTACTCCTTGCCGCACTGGATCAACCTGAGCTTTTACTCGACAAACAAGAAGATTGCCTATTCCAGTTTCATCCCCAGAATCAAGCTGCCCCTTTTCGGATCAACGCTGCAGGACGCCAGCGAGGGGGGCGAGGACAATGAGCGTCACTTCCTAAGCTGCAACCAATCGGAGTACAAGCACAACCACCTCTTCGACTACGACGCTTACGATGAACAGATTTTCCAGCCGCTGCCGGCACAGAGTACTTG TTCTCTGCAACGAGTGGTGAGGGCCAAGAAGACCTCAGTCCCAAGCCTGGAGACGTATGCCTACAACAACGAGTGGGAGAACCTGACACCCACCCAGATTCCAGCCATTCGCCGCAAGATGTCCGACCCAGATATTCATCATGGCACATCCGCAATGCTGGCAGCTTTG CAACCGGATGCAACTAACCTTTCCGAATCTCTGGCCTCGGAGAAGAATTCCCGACGCACGATTGTCAGTATTGCACCCATTGTACGTCCCGGCAGGGCGCTCATCAATCCCTTCGATCCTTCGCAAGTCACCATAAAGCTGACTTCGAACCGACGCCGCTGGACACACATCTTCCCCAAGGGTCCGACCGGAGTGCTTATCCAACAACATCACTACCAGGCTGTTCCGGCAAAAAGCTCACAAGCGggccagcaccagcaccagaaGCCCTTGCAGCCGCTTCAGCAGAATGGCAGTAACAACAATAACGAGCCGGAGGAGTACGGGGGCGAGAACGGAGAGCAATACGATCGGGTGTCCAGTTATTCGATGCTGAGCAAGTCCGTCTCATCACAGAGCGAGGACAAAATCGATT TTTTTAAGCGGCGCCAGAACTCGTTTATGAATGCTCTTCCCGCCAACGTGCCCAACTTGACGGCCACGCAAGCCAAATCGTATCTCTGGGGAGCAACCGGAGAGCAGGAATGGACACCGGCAATTACCACAG CCAAGCATCTGCGGCCGATCGTCGAGGGCGAGCATCATCATCTGGGCGACCTGGAGGCTTTAGAAACGGCCTCGCCCCCCGACCCTCTGGAGGCGGAGGCGGGCGGCGGAGGAAGAGGAAAGATCATCATAG GCGTTGACTGGAAGTCGCTGACCATCCCCGCCTGCCTGCCCATTACCACGGACTATTTCCCGGACAAGCGGTCGCTAAACAACGACTATGTCATTACGGACTACACCCTGTTGCCGGACGACGTGAACCACGACTACGCCCAGAGCCGGGCTGTCTACCGGAAGCCCCTTTCCACGGAGGAGGTCTGCAAGGAGATTGTTTCGCAGCGCCTGGCCCAGGGCTTCCAGCTCATTGTGGTGGACGAGAAGCCCTCGAATGGGGGCGggtgctcctcctcctccgcggTGCTGCCTGTGAAGCCGCCATGCGAGATTAAGAAGGAGTACCTCCTCTCGATCGGACGCATCTTCCACAAGATCTCGTTGAGTGGCTCTGTGATCACCGTGACCGGCTACAGACCCCG GCACCCGTATCCCCCCATTAATGTGGACTACCGCTACCGCTTCCACGCTCCACAGCACGAGACCTACGAGATCTCCGGGGTGAACTTCACCACCGAGAAACTGGAGAACTTTAACTGGAATCACATGGATCTCTACATCTGTACGCGAGGGGATGTGGATTATCCACTAATGGAG AGCTTGAAGTACTGGCGGTATCGGATGTACTTACTCCCAAGGGAGAACATCGTGAACAAGATTGCGAGCTGCCAGCGCTGCGACATCTTCCCCGACGCCACGGCGGACAACACACAGGATCAGGTGGAGGACTTTGTCCGGCTGATCGAGGCGGTCAGCAAGCTGAAGCGCCAGTTTGCCCGGAAGGCGAGA GACAGCCCCATCGCCCACAGCATAACCAAGCGACGACACAGTACCAGCATTATATCCAGGCCTCAGCCTAACCAG GGACTCATGAACTCTCCGTTCCGGGAGAGGGTCGGCAGCAACCGGCTGCCGGAGAAGCGACCCAG CAGCATGACACACCTAGACTCACTGAAAAGCATCATAATCAATTAA